The DNA window GCCCCGCAGCAGGGCCGCTTCGACGACCCCTGGAAAGCGGTCGTCGAGGACGGCTACCTGTACGGGCTCGGCGCCACTGACATGAAGGCCGGGCACGCGGCCATGTGGCTCGCCGCCAAGGCCCTCCGGGACACCGGCGTCACGCTGGCCGGAGACCTGCACATCCATTCTGTGGTCGGCGAAGAGACGATGAGCCACGAAATCGGCACAACCGCTGTGCTGAAAGCCGGCTACACGGTGGACGCTGCTCTGGTGCCGGAGCCCACGTCGCCGGAGCCACGGGTTCTTGACATCTCCAACGTCGCGGCGGGCAACTACCTCTTCTCGCTGACCGTTCGCGGCAAGTCGGCGCACTGGGCCGCGCGTAATCTCGCCATCCGGGCCGGCGGCTCGGGCGACGCGATCGGCGTCAACGCCATCGACAAGGCGGTCTACGTCTACCACGCCATGCGCCAACTCGAGGAGCAGTGGGCCTTCAGCAAGGCGCATCCGGCCTTCCCGCCGGGCGCCTTCATCATTCATCCCGGTGTCCTGCGCGCGGACGTCGGCGTCGAGGCGGCGCCGTTCTTCCCCGACCGGGCGCGCATCGACTACCTGCTGTCCTTCCCGCCCGGGAACACCTCCGAGCAGATCCGCGCGGAGATCGAGCACCACATCCGTACGGCCTCGGAGCTCGACCCGTGGCTGCGCGAGCACCCGGTCGAGTTCACCTGGACCGACACCTGGCCCCCGGCCTACACCGACCCCGACAGCGAGTTCGTCCGCCAGATGATGGCGGAGCGGACGCGTCTGGCGAGTGCCGACGCGAGGGTCAATCCGCTGGCCGCGCCGGTCACGGCCGCAGCGCAGTCCGACGCCAACTTCTACGAGGCCATGGGGATCCCGGCCCTGGTGTGCGGGCCCGGCGACGTCCGTCGTGCTCATGCGGCCGACGAGCGCGTGCTGCTTGGGAACATCGCCCTGTCCGCTGCCTTCCTCGCCCGCGCCGCGCTGGCCTGGTGCAACAGCCAGCAGCAGTCTTCAAACGGCCGGCTCGGCCACCGAACGTAAAGTGGCCCATGCCTGCTTCCCCGTAGCCGCGCTCTGACGAGGAGAGAACCTTGACGTCCCCAGCCGGCGCTGTCCCCGCCAAACGCTCGACCATGGCTCCCCAGCTCAAAGAAGCAATCCGCCAGCTCATCACCCAGGACGAGATGGGGCCGGGCGATCAGCTGCCCACCGAACCCGAGCTGTCAGAACACTTCGGAGTCTCCCGCAACAAGATCCGGGAAGCGTTGAAGCTGCTGGAGCAGGACGGATTGGTCACCGCCATCCAGGGACGAGGTCGGTTCGTGTCGGCCCTGGGTTCACTGCCGATCGAGCGGCCGGTGAACGTCTACGAGAGCATCACCGCGTTGCTGCAGGGACTCGGCTACAAGGTCACCAATGTGGTGCTGAGCGTGGAAGAGGGAACCGCGGACGCCCGGGTCGCCCGCGAGCTGCAACTGAACGAGGGCGACCCGGTCATCCGGCTCGTGCGCCTGAGGCTCGGCGACGACCAGCCCATGGTCTTCAGCATCAACATCGTCCGGCGGGACGCACTGCCCGGCCCGCTGAAGTTCCGCAACTGGGGCGCGTCCGTCACCAAGAGCCTGGAAGGGCACGGGCACTACATCGCCTTCTCGATCGCCCGGCTGTCCGCCGCGAACCTCCCGGCCGAGTACTCGGAGGCCTACGATCTGGCCCGGTACGACCCCTGGCTGCTGGTCGAGGAGACCTGTGTGACCCGCGAGGGCAAACGGCTGCTGTACGCCATCGACTACCACCGCAGCAGCGAGATCGCCTTCAACGTCGTCCGCCGCCGCTAGCCCGGTCACCCCCCAACAATCTGGAAGGACACGGCAGTGCAACGCATCCTTGGTGTCGCCCGGCACTACGACTGGGGATCGCCGACCGCCATCCCCGCGTTCCTGGGCGATCCGCCCGATCCTGAACGGCCGGTGGCCGAGGTATGGTTCGGGGCCCACGAGGACGCGCCCAGTCCCGTTGCCGGCAGTGACCAGACCCTTCTCGACGTGGTCGGCAACCGGCTTCCGTTTCTGGTGAAGCTGCTCGCCCCGGGTCGTTCCGTCTCGTTGCAGGTGCACCCCGAGCCGCACCTGGCCGAGGCCGGCTTCCGCGAGGACGAGGCGTCGGGCATTCCGCGGGACGATCCCCGGCGGCGGTTCAAGGACCCGGTCCACAAGCCCGAGATGGTTTTCGCCCTGACGCCGTTCACCGGCCTGGTCGGCTTTCGCCCCGTCGCCGAATGCGTTCGCGACCTCGACCGGCTCGACGCGGACCTCGCTCGCCGCATGCGGGCCGAGCTCACCGGCCCGGGACCCGATGGCGACCGACGGCGCCGCGCGTTGCAGACCGCCCTGGACGCATCCGCCGACGAGGTGAAGGGATTCGGCGGCGAGATTCCGTGGCTGGCCGACCTCGCCGAGCAATACCCCGGGGACCCCGGAGTCGCCGCCGCCGTCCTGCTGCGCCGGTTCGTCCTGGCGCCCGGGGAGGCGGTCTTCGTGCCCTCCGGCATGATTCACGCCTATTCCTCGGGCCTGGCACTGGAAGTCATGGCCAACTCCGACACGGTTCTGCGGGCCGGGCTGACGACCAAACTCGTCGACGTGGACGCGCTCATGCGGTGTGTCGATTTCGACAGCGAAGCGGCCGTCGAGGTTTCGCGGCACCACAGCGCAGGACGGCTTTATTCCCCTGCGGTGACGGAATTCGCGCTTCTGGACGCCACGGCGGCGAGCCCGGAGCCCGTGCCGATCTCCTTGGCCGGACAGCAGATCGCCCTCTGTGTCGAAGGGCCGGTCGAACTCATCGACGGCGCGAACCGGCTCGAGCTCGGCCCGGGCCAGGCCGCCTACCTGGCCGACGCGAAAGGCCTGTCGATGCGGGGGCCGGGCCGTCTCGTGCTGGCCGGTCCCGGCCGCGAATCCTGATCCGGCCGGAATCGTCGGTCTCCAGGCCGTCGGAGCCGCCGCCCTTGTCACCCTCGTCCGCCACCGTGGCGGCGACCAGGTCCTCGGTGAGGTCGCGGTCGGCGAGCGCGTCGGTGGCGACGCTGTACCAGCGGCGGGAGGCGAGGGGACAGTAGTGCAGCCGGGAGCCGTCGGCGGAGATGGCGATCCCGTCCGACCCCATCGACAGCGGCTTCGGCGCTCCGTCGGCCGGGCGTTCCAGGAACGGCCGTCCCTCGACGCTGGGCCGGTAGGTGGACAGCGGCTCGGCCTTGGTGGACGGGTGGTCGTGCAGCCGCCGCCAGGACGCGCCGCTGGCCAGGTCGACCACGACGATCCCGTTCGGCCCGGAGTCCGAGGAGTCGGTGATGTAGGCCATCCCCGCGTCACCCCCTGGCCGCCGTCGCTGAGCCTATCGACGCCAGCGGACCCGGCGTGATTCGACCAGCGGTGCTGACGGGCCGCACCTCTCAGCCCAGGCGGCCTGCGAACGGGGCGAGCTCTTTCGGGCTAGTCATCGCGGCGATGCGCCGGCCCGGGTCAGCGTAACGGGCTTGCGGTCGCGCGTAGGGTCCAGCGTCCGGCACCGCCGCGCAGCACCGTCTTCGTGAGCGGAGCGATGTCGATCCGCCAGAACGACGCGGGGGTGGCGGCGATCGCGTTGACGACAAGCGCGCGGATCACCATGGGGTGCGTGACCGCGAT is part of the Micromonospora olivasterospora genome and encodes:
- a CDS encoding M20 family metallopeptidase: MNDLDGTLAAIDASIAASAGDAEQLLVDLVACRSVNPLQPGVDAADYEGGERRANQVLAEALRPLGFDLNWVEEAEGRPNLVAVRPGRGGGRSLALNGHIDTVAPQQGRFDDPWKAVVEDGYLYGLGATDMKAGHAAMWLAAKALRDTGVTLAGDLHIHSVVGEETMSHEIGTTAVLKAGYTVDAALVPEPTSPEPRVLDISNVAAGNYLFSLTVRGKSAHWAARNLAIRAGGSGDAIGVNAIDKAVYVYHAMRQLEEQWAFSKAHPAFPPGAFIIHPGVLRADVGVEAAPFFPDRARIDYLLSFPPGNTSEQIRAEIEHHIRTASELDPWLREHPVEFTWTDTWPPAYTDPDSEFVRQMMAERTRLASADARVNPLAAPVTAAAQSDANFYEAMGIPALVCGPGDVRRAHAADERVLLGNIALSAAFLARAALAWCNSQQQSSNGRLGHRT
- a CDS encoding GntR family transcriptional regulator; this encodes MTSPAGAVPAKRSTMAPQLKEAIRQLITQDEMGPGDQLPTEPELSEHFGVSRNKIREALKLLEQDGLVTAIQGRGRFVSALGSLPIERPVNVYESITALLQGLGYKVTNVVLSVEEGTADARVARELQLNEGDPVIRLVRLRLGDDQPMVFSINIVRRDALPGPLKFRNWGASVTKSLEGHGHYIAFSIARLSAANLPAEYSEAYDLARYDPWLLVEETCVTREGKRLLYAIDYHRSSEIAFNVVRRR
- the manA gene encoding mannose-6-phosphate isomerase, class I, whose product is MQRILGVARHYDWGSPTAIPAFLGDPPDPERPVAEVWFGAHEDAPSPVAGSDQTLLDVVGNRLPFLVKLLAPGRSVSLQVHPEPHLAEAGFREDEASGIPRDDPRRRFKDPVHKPEMVFALTPFTGLVGFRPVAECVRDLDRLDADLARRMRAELTGPGPDGDRRRRALQTALDASADEVKGFGGEIPWLADLAEQYPGDPGVAAAVLLRRFVLAPGEAVFVPSGMIHAYSSGLALEVMANSDTVLRAGLTTKLVDVDALMRCVDFDSEAAVEVSRHHSAGRLYSPAVTEFALLDATAASPEPVPISLAGQQIALCVEGPVELIDGANRLELGPGQAAYLADAKGLSMRGPGRLVLAGPGRES